A part of Anolis sagrei isolate rAnoSag1 chromosome 3, rAnoSag1.mat, whole genome shotgun sequence genomic DNA contains:
- the FILIP1L gene encoding filamin A-interacting protein 1-like isoform X1, which yields MVVDEQEKLTEQLNLQSQKIQDLTTSAEQAHEKLSLAETKAQEEEEKALRLEAELQAQANNASQEQEATMAKLTNEESQNRQLRLKLTALSRQIDELEETNKSLRKAEEELQDLREKINRGECGNSTLLSEVEELRKRVLEMEGKDEELIKMEEQCRELHRKLEKEASQSKNFKVEVDKLNKRIMELEKLEDAFSKSKQECYTLKCNLEKEKLLTKQLSQELNGLKARMGELETIESKLEKTELTLKEDLSKLKTLTVILVDERKTMNEKIKQTEEKLNTANTQLHLEQKKVMSVTEKLIEESKKALKSKTEAEEKMSSLTKERDELKNKLKAEEDKGNDLSSKMNLLRKKLQSLEAIEKDFLKNKLKETAKPSPPLQQENNKIKELAQEIERLKHKLKQMKAIEDDLMKTEDEFESLERRYINEQDKARFLSEELEVAKRELARYKLAEKTECNHEQRLFQKFKEEAAKSGHLSREVDALKEKIHEYMATEDIICHLREDHTILQKKLTHQENKNKELGREMEILSKELERYRRFSKSLRPSLNGRRISDLQVVSKEVQTEPSDNEPPDYKSLVPLERAVINGHLYEESDNEDDDNDDEQPVSFKCNSSVPNAVNNSKLWIPWMKSKESHIQNGKVRAKQNGNCIQPGNLVLSHTPGQPLHIKVTPDHGQNTATLEITSPTTESCHSFTSTAVIPHCGTPKQRITIIQNGSLTPIKSKVADTHSRPEQAISPRSQTPESCRSVTPERTMSPLALSTSSSSPEQLISPEPLEIGDRHTIFRVSPECQSSWQFQRSNSSGSNVITTEDNKIHIHLGNPYVKTIPNPAKTAHPCTPMQDNRTPALTNGTPGKQINKITSSITITPTASPLPRQAQITIADVFRQAIPTRTPKPTAVPVKLSTGQLKPSSHQDSKDGKSHITTRVLNAAIQNVGKT from the exons ATGGTAGTGGATGAACAAGAAAAGCTTACAGAACAGCTAAACCTCCAAAGTCAAAAAATCCAAGACTTAACCACCAGTGCAGAACAAGCACATGAGAAACTATCACTTGCAGAAACAAAAGcacaagaagaagaggagaaagctcTCCGGCTGGAAGCTGAGCTTCAAGCCCAAGCCAATAACGCTTCCCAAGAACAAGAGGCTACTATGGCCAAATTAACCAATGAAGAAAGCCAAAACCGCCAGCTACGCTTAAAATTAACAGCTCTTAGTCGACAAATTGATGAACTTGAAGAGACTAATAAGTCTTTACGAAAGGCTGAAGAAGAACTGCAAGACCTGCGAGAAAAAATAAACAGAGGAGAATGTGGAAATTCTACTCTTCTGTCTGAAGTAGAGGAGCTAAGAAAAAGAGTACTAGAAATGGAGGGGAAAGACGAAGAGCTCATAAAAATGGAAGAGCAATGCAGGGAACTCCACAGGAAGCTAGAAAAAGAAGCCTCACAGAGTAAAAACTTTAAAGTAGAAGTTGACAAGCTGAACAAGAGAATTATGGAACTTGAGAAACTAGAGGATGCTTTCAGCAAGAGTAAGCAGGAATGTTATACTCTGAAATGTAACCTAGAAAAGGAAAAATTGCTAACCAAGCAGTTGTCACAGGAACTAAATGGCTTAAAAGCTCGTATGGGAGAGCTTGAAACCATTGAGAGTAAATTGGAAAAAACAGAACTCACTCTTAAAGAAGACTTGAGTAAATTGAAAACATTAACAGTAATTCTCGTAGATGAAAGAAAAACAatgaatgaaaaaataaaacaaacagaagaAAAGCTAAATACTGCAAATACGCAACTTCACCTGGAGCAAAAAAAAGTAATGTCAGTCACAGAAAAACTGATCGAGGAGAGTAAAAAGGCACTGAAATCGAAGACTGAGGCAGAGGAAAAAATGTCCAGTCTCACAAAAGAAAGAGATGAGctaaaaaacaaactaaaagcAGAGGAAGATAAAGGGAATGATCTCTCTTCCAAGATGAATCTGCTAAGGAAAAAGCTGCAATCCCTAGAAGCCATCGAAAAAGACTTTCTCAAAAATAAACTGAaagagacagccaagcctagtcCACCTTTACAGCaagaaaacaacaaaattaaaGAACTAGCTCAGGAAATTGAGAGGCTCAAACACAAACTTAAACAAATGAAGGCCATAGAAGATGACCTCATGAAAACAGAAGACGAGTTTGAATCTTTAGAACGAAGATACATTAATGAACAAGACAAAGCCAGATTTCTGTCAGAGGAACTTGAGGTTGCGAAAAGAGAACTGGCCCGGTATAAACTAGCAGAGAAAACAGAATGTAACCATGAACAGAGATTATTCCAAAAATTCAAGGAAGAAGCAGCCAAGTCAGGACATCTTTCAAGGGAAGTAGATGCGCTGAAGGAAAAAATTCATGAATACATGGCAACAGAGGATATTATCTGTCATTTGAGAGAAGACCACACAATTCTGCAAAAGAAACTCACTCaccaagaaaacaaaaacaaagaattaGGAAGAGAAATGGAAATCCTGTCTAAAGAACTAGAGAGGTACAGGAGATTCAGTAAAAGCCTTAGACCAAGTCTCAATGGAAGGAGAATTTCTGACTTGCAAGTTGTCTCCAAAGAAGTCCAAACAGAACCATCAGACAATGAACCACCTGATTACAAAAGTCTAGTTCCTTTGGAACGAGCTGTCATCAATGGACACTTATATGAAGAAAGTGATAATgaagatgatgacaatgatgatgagcAACCAGTGTCTTTCAAATGTAATTCCTCTGTTCCAAATGCAGTAAACAACAGCAAACTTTGGATACCCTGGATGAAATCCAAGGAAAGCCATATTCAAAATGGGAAAGTTCGTGCCAAGCAGAATGGAAACTGCATTCAGCCTGGGAATTTAGTTCTAAGCCACACGCCAGGCCAGCCTCTACACATAAAAGTTACTCCAGATCATGGACAAAACACAGCTACCCTTGAAATAACAAGCCCTACTACAGAAAGTTGTCATTCTTTTACCAGTACAGCTGTGATACCCCACTGTGGCACACCAAAGCAAAGGATAACCATAATTCAAAATGGGTCTTTAACACCTATAAAATCTAAAGTAGCTGATACTCACTCAAGACCAGAGCAAGCCATCTCACCTCGATCTCAAACTCCTGAGTCATGTAGATCTGTAACTCCTGAAAGAACAATGTCTCCTTTGGCTCTTTCAACCTCCTCAAGTTCCCCAGAACAGTTAATTTCACCAGAGCCCCTGGAAATTGGTGACAGGCATACTATCTTCCGAGTATCCCCTGAATGTCAGTCATCCTGGCAGTTTCAAAGGTCTAACAGTTCTGGATCTAATGTGATAACTACCGAggataataaaatacatattcaTTTGGGGAACCCTTATGTTAAAACTATTCCTAATCCCGCAAAAACAGCTCATCCTTGCACTCCAATGCAGGATAACAGAACTCCAGCATTAACTAATGGAACACCGGGCAAACAGATCAACAAAATCACCAGCAGTATCACTATTACTCCAacagcctctcctctcccaagACAGGCACAAATTACA ATTGCTGATGTTTTCCGCCAAGCAATTCCTACTCGGACCCCTAAACCAACTGCGGTACCTGTGAAGTTATCTACTGGACAACTCAAGCCATCATCACATCAAGATAGCAAAGATGGAAAATCACATATCACCACAAGAGTTCTCAATGCTGCTATTCAAAATGTGGGGAAAACATAA